The following coding sequences lie in one Aspergillus luchuensis IFO 4308 DNA, chromosome 8, nearly complete sequence genomic window:
- a CDS encoding class I SAM-dependent methyltransferase (COG:S;~EggNog:ENOG410PQP4;~InterPro:IPR029063,IPR013217;~PFAM:PF13649,PF08242,PF08241,PF13847;~antiSMASH:Cluster_8.15) → MSEPTTSTASPSQDGVNRQFSWYEPELAEIKEPARTILAEYSKIPEERIIDHVKEVRDRAFAVFPYPCIGSFRFLDITICNSSAYPEILSRLKDTSDVYLDLGCAMGQDIRHLVHQGAPQSQIYGSDLHPQFIELGYELFADRDTLACQFITGDIFDSSNELFNRLSGKVDMINAASFFHLFDWDTQVKLAKQVIKLLKPKAGSMVVGRHVGDYNSREVWANELESKIWRHNLDSWRWLWEQVGRETGTEWKVDVTGEEWKGITKVAHNGETTFKMQFVVKRV, encoded by the exons ATGAGTGAACCAACCACAAGTACTGCAAGTCCTTCACAGGATGGCGTCAACCGCCAGTTTAGCTGGTATGAGCCCGAATTGGCTGAGATCAAGGAGCCTGCGCGTACCATTCTTGCCGAGTACAGCAAGAtcccggaggagaggatcatTGACCACGTCAAAGAAGTG AGAGATCGCGCCTTCGCAGTC TTTCCCTATCCATGTATCGGATCCTTCCGGTTCCTTGATATCACCATTTGCAATTCCTCCGCATATCCCGAGATCCTCTCCCGCTTGAAGGACACCTCGGACGTTTACCTGGATCTGGGATGCGCCATGGGCCAAGACATCAGACACCTT GTCCACCAAGGAGCACCGCAATCTCAAATCTACGGCTCAGACCTGCACCCCCAGTTCATCGAACTAGGATACGAACTCTTCGCGGACCGCGACACCCTAGCATGCCAATTCATCACCGGCGACATCTTCGACAGCAGCAATGAACTATTCAACCGACTTAGCGGGAAGGTAGACATGATCAACGCGGCCTCATTCTTCCACCTCTTTGACTGGGATACCCAGGTCAAACTGGCTAAGCAGGTCATTAAGCTGCTAAAGCCGAAGGCCGGTTCTATGGTGGTTGGTCGCCATGTAGGTGATTATAATTCAAGGGAGGTGTGGGCGAACGAATTGGAGTCGAAGATTTGGAGACATAATCTGGATTCGTGGAGGTGGTTGTGGGAGCAGGTGGGAAGGGAGACAGGGACAGAGTGGAAGGTTGATGTTACGGGcgaggaatggaaggggaTTACGAAGGTGGCACATAATGGGGAGACGACTTTTAAGATGCAGTTTGTTGTGAAGAGAGTTTAG